The Engraulis encrasicolus isolate BLACKSEA-1 chromosome 4, IST_EnEncr_1.0, whole genome shotgun sequence genome includes a window with the following:
- the gpr22b gene encoding G-protein coupled receptor 22 gives MHIPPALEEATMSNITTVVHDNTESSPDMASPDMSLAASTFTYPVSFQVSLTGLLMLEIVLGLSSNLTVLALYCTKSNLVNSVSNIVTMNLHVLDVIVCVCCIPLTIAVLLLSLEGDVELVGCFHEACVSFASVATAANVLAITLDRYDISVKPANRVLTMGRAVALLGGIWVLSFLSFLVPFVEVGFFGPESGLQQAEHNQTLLQPPPPSPPAAPPSVSEQNSGSSSISSSTASVSVSVEEEDTPELGLYYHLLAQIPIFFSTAVVMLVTYYKILQALNIRIGTRFHHNSQKKKKKSSSRRKKNISLMATTSQEHEHQQQQQPLEVTATDASTQQSSGGGSRMPALGMRTSVSVIIALRRAVKRHRERRERQRRVFRMSLLIISTFLLCWTPLTVLNAVILSAGQSRLTLKLRLGFLVMAYGTTIFHPLLYAFTRQKFQKVLKSKMKKRVVSIIESDPLPNNANVIRNSWIDPKRNKKVTFEDHEARQKCLSSTAMD, from the exons ATGCATATTCCTCCCGCGCTGGAAGAAGCCACCATGAGCAACATCACAACCGTTGTCCACGACAACACAGAGTCGTCGCCCGACATGGCCAGTCCCGACATGAGCCTGGCCGCGTCGACCTTCACCTACCCCGTCAGCTTCCAG GTGTCCCTAACGGGCCTCCTGATGCTGGAGATCGTGCTGGGCCTGAGCAGCAACCTGACGGTGTTGGCGCTCTACTGCACCAAGTCCAACCTTGTCAACTCGGTCAGCAACATCGTGACCATGAACTTGCATGTGCTGGACGTGATCGTGTGCGTGTGCTGCATCCCGCTCACCATCGCCGTGCTGCTGCTGTCACTAGAGGGAGACGTTGAGCTGGTGGGCTGCTTCCACGAGGCCTGCGTGTCTTTCGCCAGCGTGGCCACGGCCGCTAATGTGCTAGCCATCACGCTGGACCGCTACGACATCTCCGTCAAGCCGGCCAATCGCGTGCTGACGATGGGCCGGGCCGTGGCGCTGCTCGGAGGCATCTGGGTGCTCTCCTTCCTCAGTTTCCTGGTGCCGTTTGTCGAGGTGGGATTCTTCGGGCCCGAGTCTGGGCTGCAGCAGGCCGAGCACAACCAGACGCTACTACaaccgccaccaccatcaccaccagcggCGCCACCTTCTGTATCGGAGCAGaatagcggcagcagcagcattagCAGCAGTACCGCCAGTGTTAGCGTTAGCGTTGAGGAGGAGGACACTCCGGAGCTGGGTCTGTACTACCACCTGCTGGCCCAGATCCCCATCTTCTTCTCTACAGCCGTGGTCATGCTGGTGACCTACTACAAGATCCTGCAGGCCCTCAACATCCGCATCGGCACACGCTTCCACCACAACtcgcagaagaagaagaagaagtcgtCGTCGCGCCGGAAAAAGAACATCTCGCTGATGGCCACCACCTCGCAGGAGCatgagcaccagcagcagcagcagccactggAGGTCACCGCCACCGACGCCTCGACACAGCAGAGCAGCGGAGGGGGCAGCCGCATGCCGGCGCTGGGCATGCGCACGTCCGTGTCAGTGATCATCGCACTGCGGCGGGCGGTCAAGCGGCACCGGGAACGTCGGGAGCGTCAGCGGCGCGTGTTCCGCATGTCTCTGCTCATCATCTCCACATTCCTGCTCTGCTGGACGCCCCTCACCGTGCTCAACGCCGTCATCCTCAGTGCGGGCCAGAGCCGGCTCACGCTCAAGCTGCGGCTGGGCTTCCTGGTGATGGCGTACGGCACCACCATCTTCCACCCGCTGCTCTACGCCTTCACAAGACAGAAGTTCCAGAAG GTGCTGAAGAGCAAGATGAAGAAGCGCGTGGTGTCCATCATCGAGTCGGACCCGCTGCCCAACAACGCCAACGTCATACGCAACTCCTGGATCGACCCCAAGCGCAACAAGAAGGTGACCTTCGAGGATCACGAGGCCCGCCAGAAGTGCTTGTCCTCGACGGCAATGGATTaa